One window from the genome of Cricetulus griseus strain 17A/GY chromosome 2, alternate assembly CriGri-PICRH-1.0, whole genome shotgun sequence encodes:
- the LOC100774326 gene encoding small ubiquitin-related modifier 1-like, giving the protein MYRKSLQPRRGLLRRVGFVNPRGSTPPPAAAMDTPWGTDPLVAVSNEEAKPSSEVLEDKKEEVIKIKVIAQDGNEIHFKVKMTTQLKKLKETYCQRQGVPSNSLKFLFEGQRIADTHTPEELEMEEEDMIEVYQEQTGGHSTV; this is encoded by the coding sequence ATGTACAGGAAGTCCCTCCAACCACGGCGTGGGCTGTTGCGAAGAGTCGGATTTGTAAACCCCAGAGGTTCTACTCCGCCGCCTGCGGCCGCTATGGACACTCCCTGGGGAACTGATCCATTGGTCGCTGTGTCTAACGAAGAGGCAAAACCTTCAAGTGAGGTTCTCGAGGATAAGAAGGAAGAAGTTATTAAAATCAAAGTGATTGCACAAGATGGCAATGAGATACACTTCAAAGTGAAAATGACAACGCAACTcaagaaactcaaagaaacatACTGTCAAAGACAGGGCGTCCCATCCAATTCCCTGAAGTTTCTCTTTGAAGGCCAGAGAATTGCTGATACCCACACTCCAGAAGagctggagatggaggaggaagataTGATTGAAGTTTATCAGGAACAAACGGGAGGCCATTCAACGGTTTAG